From Cellulomonas fimi ATCC 484, a single genomic window includes:
- a CDS encoding response regulator transcription factor, translating into MTRVVVADDQPVVLQGFAAILGSVPDLDVVGTAPDGRALVDLVARTAPDVAVVDVRMPVLDGIAATVRVVAEHPGTRVLILTTFDLDEYVYDALRAGASGFLLKDVTAERLVDAVRLVADGSMLLGANVTRRLVEDFARRGRVPSTTLDALTPREHDVALAVARGLSNGEIAAELFIGEATVKTHVSECLRKLGCRDRVQLVVTVHEAGLLH; encoded by the coding sequence GTGACGCGCGTCGTCGTCGCCGACGACCAGCCCGTCGTCCTGCAGGGGTTCGCGGCGATCCTCGGGTCGGTGCCGGACCTCGACGTCGTCGGGACCGCTCCCGACGGCCGCGCGCTCGTCGACCTCGTGGCCCGCACCGCGCCCGACGTCGCGGTCGTCGACGTCCGGATGCCCGTGCTCGACGGCATCGCGGCGACCGTCCGGGTGGTCGCGGAGCACCCCGGTACGCGCGTCCTCATCCTCACCACGTTCGACCTCGACGAGTACGTGTACGACGCGCTGCGCGCCGGGGCCAGCGGCTTCCTGCTCAAGGACGTCACCGCGGAACGGCTCGTCGACGCGGTGCGCCTCGTCGCGGACGGGTCGATGCTGCTCGGCGCGAACGTCACCCGGCGGCTCGTCGAGGACTTCGCCCGCCGCGGCCGCGTGCCGTCGACCACGCTCGACGCGCTGACCCCGCGCGAGCACGACGTCGCGCTCGCGGTCGCCCGCGGCCTGTCGAACGGTGAGATCGCGGCCGAGCTCTTCATCGGCGAGGCGACCGTGAAGACGCACGTGTCCGAGTGCCTGCGCAAGCTCGGCTGTCGCGACCGCGTGCAACTCGTCGTGACCGTCCACGAGGCCGGCCTGCTCCACTGA
- a CDS encoding sensor histidine kinase, whose protein sequence is MRSTAIPAVDEPRPAPAARDTDAGDPTWAGRGATLLPAVLATLVGGYVLLSPRLVDVVMRPGEVQYATVWSLLVALPATVVVVAAVLLGARHPVGGTILLAAPFVAVPSLGWFPYGWLLGFYAIAGLAARRRVRDAAAPALAVLAVATVFAAVDVLGSTPTGAMQAGAPHGFDWPSLVGHTVLLVAVVLVAAAAGAAVRSRALAAAAGDKERRALAVESVAAERARLARDLHDVVAHHVSLVAVRAESAPYQYPDLDDRAREVLAAVAVDARQALGELRHVLAVLRRTGDDPDRAPQPDADDVDVLVAAARDAGQAVDVSGEWGVVPAASGYVLFRVVQECLTNGRRHAPTAAVHVTRWVDPTGAEPSVGLRVTNDVGRPDGPVEPGRGLHGMRERVEAIGGRFAAEVTDGRFVVEVVVPGASR, encoded by the coding sequence ATGAGGAGCACAGCGATCCCCGCCGTCGACGAGCCGCGACCTGCGCCCGCGGCGCGCGACACCGACGCCGGAGACCCGACGTGGGCAGGTCGGGGCGCCACGCTCCTGCCCGCCGTCCTCGCGACGCTCGTCGGCGGGTACGTGCTGCTCTCGCCGCGCCTCGTCGACGTCGTGATGCGGCCGGGCGAGGTGCAGTACGCGACCGTCTGGTCGCTTCTCGTCGCGCTGCCCGCGACGGTGGTCGTGGTCGCCGCGGTGCTGCTGGGGGCGCGCCACCCGGTCGGCGGGACGATCCTGCTCGCTGCACCGTTCGTCGCCGTGCCGAGCCTGGGGTGGTTCCCCTACGGCTGGCTGCTGGGGTTCTACGCGATCGCGGGGCTCGCGGCCCGCCGGCGCGTGCGGGACGCAGCCGCGCCTGCCCTCGCGGTCCTCGCGGTCGCGACGGTGTTCGCGGCGGTGGACGTGCTCGGGTCGACCCCGACCGGCGCGATGCAGGCAGGTGCGCCCCACGGGTTCGACTGGCCGAGCCTCGTCGGGCACACGGTCCTGCTGGTCGCCGTCGTGCTCGTCGCCGCTGCAGCCGGGGCCGCCGTCCGGAGCCGCGCGCTGGCCGCCGCCGCAGGGGACAAGGAGCGCCGCGCACTCGCCGTCGAGTCGGTCGCCGCCGAGCGGGCGCGGCTCGCGCGCGACCTGCACGACGTCGTCGCGCACCACGTCTCCCTCGTCGCCGTCCGGGCCGAGAGCGCGCCGTACCAGTACCCGGATCTCGACGACCGGGCGCGGGAGGTGCTCGCCGCCGTCGCGGTCGACGCCCGCCAGGCGCTCGGGGAGCTGCGGCACGTGCTCGCGGTGCTCCGCCGCACGGGCGACGACCCGGACCGGGCGCCGCAGCCCGACGCCGACGACGTCGACGTCCTCGTCGCAGCGGCCCGCGACGCCGGCCAGGCCGTCGACGTCTCGGGCGAGTGGGGCGTCGTGCCCGCCGCGAGCGGGTACGTGCTGTTCCGCGTCGTGCAGGAGTGCCTGACGAACGGGCGACGGCACGCCCCGACGGCCGCCGTCCACGTGACGCGCTGGGTCGACCCCACCGGTGCCGAGCCCTCCGTCGGCCTGCGCGTCACGAACGACGTGGGACGGCCGGACGGGCCGGTCGAGCCCGGCCGTGGCCTGCACGGCATGCGCGAACGCGTCGAGGCAATCGGCGGCCGCTTCGCCGCCGAGGTGACCGACGGGCGGTTCGTCGTCGAGGTCGTGGTGCCCGGGGCGTCGCGGTGA
- a CDS encoding sugar-binding transcriptional regulator: MYVEREQDVLRAASMYYLQDLKMEVIARHLGTSRSTVSRLIKRARQAGLVEITLRPASTRAPGLGRSVAAAFGIDTYVVPVPDSASHIERLDQVSMTAARLLSSWFDSDMVMGVAWGTTLASVSRFLTPKPTRGSHVVQLNGAANMRTSGIEYASDLISSFGTAFGAAVHHFSVPAFFDYPDTKAAMWRERSVRRVLDMQRRADIAVFSVGAVAGAVPSHVYSAGYLDDADVRLLHEEGVVGDVCTVFLRADGSWQDVHLNERATGPTPDELQRVPRRVCVVAGDNKVAPLLAGLRAGVVTDLVVDEITATLLLDAVEPATPRRRPRT; encoded by the coding sequence ATGTACGTCGAGCGGGAGCAGGACGTGCTGCGGGCGGCGTCCATGTACTACCTGCAGGACCTCAAGATGGAGGTCATCGCCCGGCACCTCGGCACGTCACGGTCGACGGTCTCGCGGCTCATCAAGCGTGCGCGGCAGGCGGGGCTCGTCGAGATCACGCTGCGCCCCGCGAGCACGCGTGCACCCGGCCTCGGGCGCTCGGTGGCCGCCGCGTTCGGCATCGACACCTACGTCGTGCCCGTCCCCGACTCCGCGAGCCACATCGAGCGCCTCGACCAGGTGTCCATGACCGCCGCACGCCTGCTCTCGTCGTGGTTCGACTCCGACATGGTCATGGGCGTGGCCTGGGGGACCACGCTCGCATCGGTGTCCCGCTTCCTCACGCCCAAGCCCACGCGCGGCTCGCACGTCGTCCAGCTCAACGGTGCCGCCAACATGCGCACGTCCGGGATCGAGTACGCGTCCGACCTCATCTCGTCGTTCGGCACCGCGTTCGGGGCGGCCGTGCACCACTTCTCGGTGCCCGCGTTCTTCGACTACCCCGACACCAAGGCCGCCATGTGGCGCGAGCGGTCCGTGCGGCGCGTGCTCGACATGCAGCGGCGCGCCGACATCGCGGTCTTCTCCGTCGGGGCCGTGGCCGGCGCCGTCCCGTCGCACGTCTACTCGGCAGGCTACCTCGACGACGCCGACGTCCGGCTGCTGCACGAGGAGGGCGTCGTCGGCGACGTGTGCACCGTCTTCCTGCGCGCGGACGGGTCCTGGCAGGACGTCCACCTGAACGAACGTGCGACCGGCCCGACGCCCGACGAGCTCCAGCGCGTGCCGCGGCGGGTGTGCGTCGTCGCGGGGGACAACAAGGTCGCCCCCCTGCTGGCCGGGCTGCGCGCGGGCGTCGTGACCGACCTCGTCGTCGACGAGATCACCGCGACCCTCCTCCTCGACGCGGTCGAGCCCGCCACTCCCCGCCGCCGCCCTCGCACGTGA